A window of the Desulforapulum autotrophicum HRM2 genome harbors these coding sequences:
- a CDS encoding CHASE2 domain-containing protein: protein MADKAFRTKKRDQIRHFLIGMSCLFVIGTFNYVGFFHGMNLYVYDFCFRLRGPETPSDRIVIAAIDEKTLEKLGKWPISRSHYSTFLDRVVKASAIVFDIILAEPSSEDSQLADAIEKNGVTFLPIYIDYRLHLVLPSPIFRKAPVGHVHLEPSVDGVLRDVFHTLRHDGKQLSSISSVVYGFLASSDKEGVCSQNPGTDPQNPDSILQKDRMRINFYGPRGTFPYLSFSDIIENKFPESIFDNKIVLLGLTTSGIDQDHLTTFNYDRNRMPGVEVQANILNNLMDGTDIKTVSGWFLWPGVFLLYLLIFLLFVQVGSNRAILIWAACLVIVSVATFFFLSVFHVWIPPVVFYVSLTTALVVAHIFNLERMGALLAQAKKDWEISFDSITDAIIIQDQTNHTILSNRFADTGPSEFFTRYFKLYANPSMDPSTMGISLCDDTENYVEIFDTSLNRYFEIHRFPRVNEKNHRNGMVHVFRDITESKNIKNEQIMLQAQLIQSQKMEAIGILAGGIAHDFNNILSAIMGYTQLAAVLIPKDNKAQGKLEEVLKASSRAANLIMQILSFSRQTEQKKSTVFLRPIVKEVLKLLRATLPPTIEIKENLTGKQKVNADPGQIYQIILNLCTNASQALGQCPGMIEVTLESVDIDPSVGEGYFDLPKGQYVKISVADTGSGIPEDIKKRIFEPYFTTKAKNTGTGLGLATTHGIIKKYGGDIRFESQVNKGTTFHVYLPQVETPDKNFSLGNRQLPERHHGRLLFVDDQDALVETGQKLLENLGYEVIAENCPQKALELFQKSPDSFDLIITDLAMKKMTGVMLAEKILAIRKDIPIILCTGYNDEATRVKILKTGVCSIINKPFSIHKLADKIQHLLKD, encoded by the coding sequence ATGGCAGATAAGGCCTTTCGCACCAAGAAAAGAGATCAAATTCGTCATTTTCTGATTGGTATGAGCTGCCTTTTTGTCATCGGGACATTCAATTATGTCGGTTTTTTCCACGGGATGAATCTTTACGTATATGATTTTTGTTTCAGACTTCGAGGTCCTGAAACACCATCCGATCGCATAGTAATTGCAGCCATTGACGAAAAAACACTTGAAAAGCTGGGGAAATGGCCCATTTCACGCAGTCATTATTCGACCTTTCTGGATCGGGTCGTTAAGGCTTCTGCCATTGTTTTTGATATCATCCTGGCAGAACCTTCTTCAGAGGATTCCCAACTGGCAGATGCCATTGAGAAAAACGGGGTAACCTTTTTACCAATTTATATTGATTACCGGCTGCATCTGGTCCTGCCCAGCCCAATATTTAGGAAGGCACCCGTGGGGCATGTCCATCTGGAACCATCTGTGGACGGCGTATTGAGAGATGTTTTTCATACCCTTAGACATGACGGCAAACAGCTATCGTCTATCTCTTCCGTGGTTTATGGCTTTTTAGCTTCTTCTGACAAAGAAGGGGTTTGTTCACAAAATCCAGGAACAGATCCACAAAACCCGGACAGTATCCTCCAGAAGGACCGGATGCGGATTAATTTCTATGGCCCCAGGGGGACTTTTCCCTACCTGTCTTTTTCTGATATCATCGAGAATAAATTTCCCGAATCGATCTTTGATAACAAAATTGTTCTATTGGGATTGACAACTTCCGGTATTGATCAGGATCATTTAACGACCTTTAATTATGATAGAAACCGAATGCCTGGTGTGGAAGTGCAGGCAAATATATTGAACAATCTTATGGATGGCACAGATATCAAAACGGTCAGTGGCTGGTTCCTGTGGCCGGGCGTTTTTCTGCTGTATCTTCTTATCTTTCTACTGTTTGTTCAAGTGGGCAGCAACAGGGCCATCTTGATTTGGGCGGCTTGTTTGGTGATTGTATCTGTTGCGACATTTTTCTTTTTAAGCGTTTTTCATGTCTGGATACCGCCGGTTGTTTTTTATGTGTCACTCACAACCGCTCTGGTGGTGGCCCATATTTTTAACCTGGAACGAATGGGGGCATTGCTTGCCCAGGCTAAAAAAGACTGGGAAATTTCGTTTGATTCCATAACCGACGCCATTATCATTCAGGACCAGACCAACCATACGATTTTAAGCAACCGTTTTGCAGATACCGGACCCAGTGAGTTTTTTACCAGGTATTTTAAACTCTATGCCAATCCTTCCATGGACCCATCAACCATGGGGATATCCCTCTGTGATGACACGGAGAACTACGTTGAAATATTTGACACTTCCCTTAACCGGTATTTTGAGATTCATCGATTTCCAAGGGTAAATGAAAAAAATCACAGAAATGGAATGGTTCATGTCTTCAGGGACATTACAGAAAGTAAAAACATTAAAAATGAACAGATCATGCTTCAAGCTCAGCTTATTCAATCCCAGAAAATGGAAGCCATCGGTATCCTGGCAGGCGGAATTGCCCACGATTTTAATAATATCCTCTCTGCCATAATGGGCTACACACAGCTTGCCGCGGTATTGATACCCAAGGACAATAAAGCCCAGGGTAAACTTGAAGAAGTGCTTAAAGCGAGCAGTCGTGCAGCAAATCTCATCATGCAGATCCTCAGTTTCAGCCGGCAGACAGAGCAGAAGAAAAGTACCGTGTTCTTGAGGCCAATTGTGAAAGAAGTTTTGAAATTACTGCGGGCCACCTTGCCACCGACCATTGAAATCAAAGAGAATCTTACAGGTAAACAAAAGGTCAATGCAGATCCTGGTCAAATTTATCAGATTATTTTAAATTTATGTACCAATGCGTCTCAAGCCCTGGGCCAATGTCCGGGCATGATTGAGGTGACACTGGAAAGTGTTGATATTGACCCCTCTGTCGGTGAAGGTTATTTTGATCTTCCCAAGGGCCAGTATGTTAAAATCAGTGTGGCCGATACGGGCAGCGGAATCCCTGAGGACATAAAAAAACGGATATTTGAGCCTTATTTCACCACCAAGGCCAAAAACACGGGCACAGGCTTGGGCCTTGCGACGACCCATGGTATCATCAAAAAATATGGAGGGGATATCCGATTTGAATCCCAGGTAAATAAGGGAACCACCTTCCATGTCTATCTGCCACAGGTTGAAACCCCAGATAAGAATTTCTCTTTGGGCAACAGGCAACTCCCTGAACGACACCATGGGCGGCTGTTGTTTGTGGATGACCAGGATGCACTGGTGGAAACCGGACAAAAATTACTTGAGAATCTGGGATATGAGGTTATTGCAGAAAATTGTCCCCAAAAAGCCCTGGAACTCTTTCAAAAAAGTCCGGATTCTTTTGATCTGATTATCACAGATCTGGCCATGAAAAAAATGACCGGGGTGATGCTGGCAGAAAAAATTCTGGCCATTCGCAAGGACATTCCCATTATCCTGTGTACTGGATACAATGATGAGGCAACCCGGGTAAAAATTCTTAAAACCGGGGTTTGTTCAATTATCAACAAACCCTTTTCAATTCATAAGCTGGCAGATAAAATTCAACACCTGCTAAAAGACTGA